A genomic window from Scophthalmus maximus strain ysfricsl-2021 chromosome 17, ASM2237912v1, whole genome shotgun sequence includes:
- the ifi35 gene encoding interferon-induced protein 35 isoform X2: MLSDEDFSLVMEQAPPPSKDSLEEIQALIANYKKICSQLSVDQTELASVTKDNQEMTQKCRQRSVKLAQSLDEEQRSNKERIENEKATVSSLSLEEIQLMEEIQKVEVALKQEEGENEQLRQEADVFTTVPEKKVVFTGDTGNAGDARKFEMNSRVVYPMEGGTALITFEDEAAANRILTMKTHQVALEGDCHITVEARPVRLMLPSLVEIASEVCPQRMLISDLPEMDTETLLNKLDIHFHRRINGGGEVEGCEFLPDSGTVVLTFVDDNIAQGLTETEFHEVQLKNKKHTVRVTPFLNGKITNLKTKWSACPRTLLLAGIPEVMEQETLQDLLEIHFQKNSNGGGEIEAVLYNPPGRRASALFESVGRPQEKEQ, from the exons ATGTTGTCAGATGAG GATTTCTCTCTTGTGATGGAGCAAGCACCGCCGCCCTCCAAGGACTCGTTGGAGGAAATCCAGGCCTTGATCGCCAACTATAAG AAAATATGCAGTCAGCTGTCTGTGGACCAGACGGAGCTGGCCAGCGTCACCAAGGACAACCAGGAGATGACTCAGAAGTGCAGGCAGCGCTCCGTCAAACTGGCCCAGAGCCTGGATGAGGAGCAGCGCTCCAACAAGGAGCGCATCGAAAATGAAAAG GCGACAGTGAGTTCGCTGAGTCTGGAGGAAATCCAGCTCATGGAGGAGATACAGAAAGTGGAGGTCGCCctgaagcaggaggagggagaaaacgAGCAGCTGAGACAGGAGGCCGAT GTGTTCACCACTGTACCAGAGAAGAAGGTCGTCTTCACCGGGGATACGGGAAACGCCGGCGACGCACGAAAGTTTGAAATGAACTCGCGCGTAGTCTATCCGATGGAGGGGGGGACGGCACTGATTACGTTTGAGGATGAAGCCG CGGCCAACAGGATCCTGACCATGAAGACGCATCAGGTGGCTCTGGAAGGCGACTGCCACATCACCGTGGAGGCCCGGCCGGTTCGGCTGATGCTGCCCAGCCTGGTGGAG ATCGCCTCTGAGGTTTGTCCTCAGCGCATGTTAATCAGCGACCTGCCCGAGATGGACACGGAGACTCTGCTGAACAAGCTGGACATCCACTTCCACCGGCGGATAAACGGAggcggggaggtggagggctgTGAATTCCTGCCGGACTCCGGGACCGTGGTCCTCACATTCGTGGACGACAACA TCGCGCAAGGTTTGACGGAGACGGAGTTCCATGAAGTGCAGCTGAAAAACAAGAAGCACACGGTGCGAGTGACTCCTTTTCTGAACGGGAAAATCACAAACCTTAAG ACCAAGTGGTCGGCGTGTCCTCGCACGTTGCTCCTGGCGGGGATCCCTGAGGTCATGGAGCAGGAAACGCTGCAGGACCTGCTGGAAATCCACTTCCAGAAAAACAGCAACGGCGGAGGAGAGATCGAAGCCGTCCTCTACAACCCGCCGGGTCGCCGCGCCTCGGCGCTGTTCGAGAGCGTCGGCCGCCCGCAGGAAAAGGAGCAGTGA
- the ifi35 gene encoding interferon-induced protein 35 isoform X1 — MNLNAASCMRVERPLVENGKTFSFGTSCCCEKETERINELRAVTRLKDFSLVMEQAPPPSKDSLEEIQALIANYKKICSQLSVDQTELASVTKDNQEMTQKCRQRSVKLAQSLDEEQRSNKERIENEKATVSSLSLEEIQLMEEIQKVEVALKQEEGENEQLRQEADVFTTVPEKKVVFTGDTGNAGDARKFEMNSRVVYPMEGGTALITFEDEAAANRILTMKTHQVALEGDCHITVEARPVRLMLPSLVEIASEVCPQRMLISDLPEMDTETLLNKLDIHFHRRINGGGEVEGCEFLPDSGTVVLTFVDDNIAQGLTETEFHEVQLKNKKHTVRVTPFLNGKITNLKTKWSACPRTLLLAGIPEVMEQETLQDLLEIHFQKNSNGGGEIEAVLYNPPGRRASALFESVGRPQEKEQ, encoded by the exons ATGAACCTGAATGCAGCATCTTGTATGCGCGTtgagcgccctctggtggagaaCGGTAAGACGTTCAGTTTCGggacttcctgctgctgcgaaaaagaaactgaaagaaTAAATGAGCTCAGAGCAGTGACTCGACTGAAG GATTTCTCTCTTGTGATGGAGCAAGCACCGCCGCCCTCCAAGGACTCGTTGGAGGAAATCCAGGCCTTGATCGCCAACTATAAG AAAATATGCAGTCAGCTGTCTGTGGACCAGACGGAGCTGGCCAGCGTCACCAAGGACAACCAGGAGATGACTCAGAAGTGCAGGCAGCGCTCCGTCAAACTGGCCCAGAGCCTGGATGAGGAGCAGCGCTCCAACAAGGAGCGCATCGAAAATGAAAAG GCGACAGTGAGTTCGCTGAGTCTGGAGGAAATCCAGCTCATGGAGGAGATACAGAAAGTGGAGGTCGCCctgaagcaggaggagggagaaaacgAGCAGCTGAGACAGGAGGCCGAT GTGTTCACCACTGTACCAGAGAAGAAGGTCGTCTTCACCGGGGATACGGGAAACGCCGGCGACGCACGAAAGTTTGAAATGAACTCGCGCGTAGTCTATCCGATGGAGGGGGGGACGGCACTGATTACGTTTGAGGATGAAGCCG CGGCCAACAGGATCCTGACCATGAAGACGCATCAGGTGGCTCTGGAAGGCGACTGCCACATCACCGTGGAGGCCCGGCCGGTTCGGCTGATGCTGCCCAGCCTGGTGGAG ATCGCCTCTGAGGTTTGTCCTCAGCGCATGTTAATCAGCGACCTGCCCGAGATGGACACGGAGACTCTGCTGAACAAGCTGGACATCCACTTCCACCGGCGGATAAACGGAggcggggaggtggagggctgTGAATTCCTGCCGGACTCCGGGACCGTGGTCCTCACATTCGTGGACGACAACA TCGCGCAAGGTTTGACGGAGACGGAGTTCCATGAAGTGCAGCTGAAAAACAAGAAGCACACGGTGCGAGTGACTCCTTTTCTGAACGGGAAAATCACAAACCTTAAG ACCAAGTGGTCGGCGTGTCCTCGCACGTTGCTCCTGGCGGGGATCCCTGAGGTCATGGAGCAGGAAACGCTGCAGGACCTGCTGGAAATCCACTTCCAGAAAAACAGCAACGGCGGAGGAGAGATCGAAGCCGTCCTCTACAACCCGCCGGGTCGCCGCGCCTCGGCGCTGTTCGAGAGCGTCGGCCGCCCGCAGGAAAAGGAGCAGTGA
- the rpl27 gene encoding 60S ribosomal protein L27 — MGKFMKPGKVVMVLAGRYAGRKAVIVKNIDDGTTDRPYSHALVAGIDRYPRKVTTTMGKKKIAKRSKIKAFVKVFNYNHLMPTRYSVDIPLDKTVVNKDVFRDPALKRKARREAKIKFEERYKTGKNKWFFQKLRF, encoded by the exons ATGGGCAAGTTTATGAAGCCTGGGAAGGTGGTGATGGTCCTGGCAGGACGCTACGCCGGGCGCAAAGCTGTCATCGTCAAG AACATTGACGACGGCACCACCGACCGGCCTTACAGCCACGCTCTGGTCGCAGGCATCGACCGCTATCCCCGTAAGGTGACCACCACCATGGGCAAGAAGAAGATCGCCAAGAGGTCCAAGATCAAGGCCTTCGTCAAGGTGTTCAACTACAACCACCTCATGCCCACCAG ATACTCTGTGGATATTCCTCTGGACAAAACTGTTGTGAACAAGGACGTCTTCAGGGATCCTGCTCTCAAGCGCAAAGCCAGACGGGAGGCCAAGATCAAGTTCGAGGAGAG GTACAAGACAGGCAAGAACAAGTGGTTCTTCCAGAAGCTCAGATTCTAA